Proteins encoded by one window of Desulfovibrio ferrophilus:
- a CDS encoding heme lyase CcmF/NrfE family subunit, whose product MQLIGFFCLAVALLITVGSGLACAWGLWTRREEPVRIAEYGQSGAMLLFGMACAILLRALVARDFSFQYVASYTDTFLPMFYAVTAFWAGQAGSFLFWAVCVAVMAGIFSQTKSYRDLTPQTKAWFWLLHAGVQAFFLLVLVGPTNPFLTLDPVPAEGTGLNPLLRNPGMIFHPPLLFFGYAGFTVPACLAVAVWITGDPKGWLSAGRNWSLVSWLFLTSGIVLGAWWSYMELGWGGYWAWDPVENASLIPWLAATAFLHTAVIQNRRNALHKTNVFFIVLTLLLCFFATYVVRSGVIDSLHAFGDGGVGGPLLTFMIAMLAIGAIGALQGKDKTARQLDEFLSRQGLLLVAAWLFLAVGVVVLLGTMWPVISNIWSPNPQGMDAGFYNRVCLPLFTLMALFLVFCPWLGWKGGLRNKKMFLAVAATLIPAAGFFWSLGVHDMLPLVAASSATSALAGIVALFATQPFMRRSRMMWGAYGVHVGLALMVLGIAFSGPYKQEIETVLAKGESVTLGAYEFTYTDHHEHADQSMARFEAYLDVSKDGKPFGQLRPERHQYRNWQQAFAEVSVIPSLGDEVYSTVLGHDKEGKASFKISVNPLVNWVWIGGTLMTLFPLLALGRRKQD is encoded by the coding sequence ATGCAGTTGATCGGATTTTTTTGTCTTGCAGTAGCGCTTCTCATCACCGTTGGTTCGGGATTGGCCTGCGCCTGGGGTCTGTGGACCCGGCGCGAGGAGCCCGTGCGTATTGCCGAGTATGGCCAAAGCGGCGCCATGCTGCTGTTCGGCATGGCCTGTGCCATCTTGCTCAGAGCCCTTGTGGCACGTGATTTTTCTTTTCAGTATGTGGCTTCGTACACCGACACCTTCCTGCCCATGTTCTATGCGGTTACCGCCTTCTGGGCCGGGCAGGCCGGGTCGTTCCTGTTCTGGGCCGTATGCGTGGCCGTCATGGCGGGTATTTTCTCCCAGACAAAAAGCTATCGTGACCTGACGCCGCAGACCAAGGCCTGGTTTTGGCTGCTGCATGCAGGCGTGCAGGCGTTTTTCCTGCTGGTCCTCGTTGGCCCCACCAACCCGTTCCTGACTCTGGACCCGGTTCCCGCAGAGGGGACGGGCCTGAACCCGCTGCTCAGAAACCCAGGCATGATCTTCCATCCGCCGCTGCTGTTTTTTGGCTATGCCGGTTTCACCGTCCCCGCCTGTCTGGCCGTGGCGGTCTGGATTACCGGAGATCCCAAGGGCTGGCTGTCTGCCGGGCGTAACTGGAGCCTTGTCTCCTGGTTGTTTCTGACTTCCGGCATCGTCCTCGGTGCCTGGTGGTCCTACATGGAACTGGGCTGGGGCGGATACTGGGCCTGGGATCCTGTCGAGAATGCCTCGCTGATCCCCTGGCTGGCGGCAACGGCTTTCCTGCATACTGCCGTGATTCAGAATCGCCGTAATGCCCTGCACAAGACCAATGTCTTCTTTATTGTGTTGACGCTGCTGCTTTGTTTCTTCGCAACATATGTGGTGCGAAGTGGAGTGATCGACTCCCTGCATGCCTTTGGAGATGGTGGTGTCGGTGGTCCGCTGCTGACGTTCATGATTGCCATGCTGGCCATCGGAGCCATCGGAGCCCTGCAGGGCAAGGACAAGACCGCTAGACAGTTGGACGAATTCCTGTCTCGCCAAGGCCTGCTTCTGGTTGCCGCGTGGCTGTTCCTGGCCGTGGGTGTGGTGGTTCTGCTGGGCACCATGTGGCCTGTGATTTCCAATATCTGGAGCCCGAACCCGCAGGGGATGGACGCGGGTTTCTACAACCGGGTCTGCCTGCCGTTGTTCACCCTCATGGCTCTGTTCCTGGTCTTCTGTCCCTGGTTGGGCTGGAAGGGTGGGCTGCGGAACAAGAAGATGTTCCTGGCCGTGGCAGCAACCTTGATTCCTGCCGCCGGGTTCTTCTGGAGCTTGGGCGTGCACGACATGCTTCCCCTTGTTGCCGCGTCGTCGGCGACTTCGGCCCTGGCTGGCATCGTGGCCTTGTTTGCGACTCAGCCCTTCATGCGCCGTTCGCGCATGATGTGGGGTGCGTACGGCGTGCATGTCGGCCTTGCCTTGATGGTGCTGGGTATTGCCTTCTCTGGTCCGTACAAGCAGGAGATTGAGACTGTTCTTGCCAAGGGCGAGAGTGTGACCCTCGGTGCCTATGAATTCACCTACACCGACCATCATGAGCATGCCGATCAGAGCATGGCCCGTTTCGAGGCCTATCTGGACGTGAGCAAGGACGGTAAACCCTTTGGGCAGCTCAGACCCGAGCGGCATCAGTACCGGAACTGGCAGCAGGCCTTTGCCGAGGTTTCCGTGATTCCGTCTCTGGGTGACGAGGTCTATTCCACGGTGCTGGGGCACGACAAGGAAGGGAAGGCTTCGTTCAAGA
- a CDS encoding cytochrome c maturation protein CcmE produces MAKKNSKGIYVAALCLLLGGLGWLLFSGVTENSVYFVNVSEALTIEPSKLANARLFGSVDARDIQGGPGTMGVSFLLVDKDDTTKSMMVTYKGAVPDTFKAGVEVIVEGGLNPANGVFVAKTLMTKCPSKYQKIRDEEKADKG; encoded by the coding sequence ATGGCGAAGAAGAATAGCAAAGGGATTTATGTTGCCGCCCTGTGCCTGTTGTTGGGCGGACTGGGCTGGTTGCTCTTTTCGGGAGTGACCGAGAATAGCGTGTATTTTGTCAATGTTTCCGAAGCGTTGACCATCGAGCCTTCCAAGCTCGCCAACGCCCGCCTGTTCGGCTCCGTGGACGCCAGGGATATCCAGGGTGGCCCGGGCACCATGGGTGTGTCTTTTCTCCTGGTGGATAAGGATGACACCACGAAATCCATGATGGTGACCTATAAGGGCGCGGTGCCCGACACCTTCAAGGCCGGAGTGGAAGTTATTGTTGAGGGCGGATTGAATCCTGCCAATGGCGTTTTCGTGGCCAAGACACTGATGACCAAGTGTCCTTCCAAATACCAGAAGATTCGCGATGAGGAAAAGGCGGACAAGGGCTAG